The Candidatus Binataceae bacterium genome includes a window with the following:
- a CDS encoding Gfo/Idh/MocA family oxidoreductase, translating into MIPCGALTNPTTATSCIPWFKNLGPLVEIAAISDLTPEGASTVAREAGIPAAYLDAEKLIAKERPNMLDICTPPAKHANLTLAAMEQGRSLLIEKPLALTLEDCDRIVETSRARNLQYEYLTRLVL; encoded by the coding sequence ATGATACCCTGTGGAGCGCTAACAAACCCTACAACGGCGACATCATGTATTCCGTGGTTTAAAAACCTCGGCCCGCTAGTCGAGATCGCTGCCATCAGCGACCTCACTCCGGAGGGTGCATCCACGGTCGCTCGGGAGGCCGGAATTCCGGCCGCTTATCTTGATGCCGAAAAGCTGATTGCAAAGGAACGGCCCAATATGCTCGACATCTGCACCCCGCCGGCAAAGCATGCCAACCTCACTCTGGCGGCGATGGAACAGGGCCGCAGCCTGCTTATCGAAAAGCCGCTGGCGCTGACCCTGGAGGATTGCGATCGAATTGTGGAGACATCCCGCGCGCGCAACCTGC